One part of the Xiphophorus maculatus strain JP 163 A chromosome 1, X_maculatus-5.0-male, whole genome shotgun sequence genome encodes these proteins:
- the zbtb39 gene encoding zinc finger and BTB domain-containing protein 39 — MRIQLKGPGHAATLLAELNRCRLTRQYCDVFLQVGSRTFAAHRAVLACAGTYFQNLFSRAPTTMSPAFSLEFVSPANFEKVLTFVYTGEILIDLIDVGVLYELAERLGVGELVRACHATFPDLQVSAKAGRDGELPLDSGLIGGGATSDPSLCSSAASCSSLSSSVGQSAAPTPAAAPSPLFQRTGRLETQEAGLTLDLKAEDFQSHIGYGQMPSRPALKLKTEQSCDDCVTRCNPAPSDLCSLPDSSAQLGPEAPTSSSGEPPAGLQGAPVTSKQGDCVLMFEEVEVRESKGEMEEEEWRQLAGEIIELSDDETYMEEEDEEDDLVCVENGARDEGSRSGLVSRNQLSCKACSAPLPADPVVVKRHAEAHLTELGLCRLCGASFPDRAAAVAHSLAHVSVQLFSCEMCRQEFCSQSKLLRHHHQTAATYSIPQGALMSSGQGSELKCAVCTKTLSKDFQTLRDHLLSHVCLQTLTCGVCHLPQLSLCSLLWHALAHLSLPVFTCPHCACCFVERPLLDRHMAAHADEAAAKEKQRLAHKAEEMHCFLCPQTFVSSSAFQLHLAMHTSESLNDGGGCLGKRKADHSLDCPPSSSSSSPRDVGGLSKINLGLGMAIGFSVPEKLGFPPAAGQDSTAMDGGVRGKWYRCRYCGKCFAHSGEFTYHLRIHTGEKPYQCKVCLRFFRGRSTIICHLKTHAGALMYRCTVCGLYFSTLKLVSSHMELHKGHLPADFNIEQTFMYNDHSKEPLLPAGDA, encoded by the exons ATGCGAATCCAGCTGAAGGGTCCCGGCCACGCCGCCACCCTGCTGGCGGAGCTCAACCGCTGCCGGCTGACACGTCAGTACTGCGACGTGTTCCTGCAGGTCGGCAGCCGAACGTTTGCGGCGCACCGCGCGGTGCTGGCCTGCGCCGGCACGTACTTTCAAAACCTGTTCAGCCGGGCGCCGACCACGATGTCGCCAGCGTTTTCGCTGGAGTTTGTCTCGCCGGCCAACTTCGAGAAGGTTCTGACGTTCGTCTATACTGGGGAGATCCTGATCGACCTCATCGACGTCGGCGTGCTGTACGAGCTGGCGGAGAGGCTCGGCGTCGGAGAGCTGGTGCGGGCGTGCCACGCCACCTTTCCGGACTTGCAGGTTTCTGCTAAAGCGGGTCGAGACGGAGAGCTGCCGCTGGACTCGGGGTTGATCGGCGGCGGTGCGACCTCTGATCCATCGTTGTGCTCCTCCGCAGCGTCCTGCTCTTCCCTCTCCTCATCTGTCGGTCAGTCTGCGGCGCCGACACCCGCTGCAGCTCCTTCACCTCTTTTCCAGAG AACCGGCAGGTTAGAAACCCAGGAAGCAGGTCTGACTCTGGACCTGAAGGCCGAAGACTTCCAGTCCCACATCGGTTACGGACAGATGCCGAGCCGCCCGGCGCTGAAGCTGAAAACCGAGCAGAGCTGCGACGACTGCGTGACGCGATGCAACCCTGcgccctctgacctctgctccCTCCCGGACTCCTCCGCTCAGCTCGGACCCGAAGCGCCGACCTCCTCCTCTGGAGAGCCTCCAGccggcctgcagggggcgccggTGACGAGCAAACAGGGAGACTGTGTGCTGATGTTTGAGGAGGTTGAAGTGAGGGAGAGTAAAGGtgagatggaggaagaggagtggcGACAGCTGGCTGGAGAAATAATCGAGCTGAGCGACGATGAGACCTAcatggaggaggaagatgaggaagatgatCTGGTGTGTGTGGAGAACGGCGCAAGAGACGAAGGGAGCAGGAGCGGCCTG GTGAGCAGAAATCAGCTGTCGTGTAAAGCCTGTTCTGCGCCGCTCCCTGCAGACCCGGTCGTGGTGAAGCGACACGCCGAGGCTCACCTGACGGAGCTGGGCCTCTGCCGGCTGTGCGGCGCCTCGTTCCCGGACCGGGCCGCCGCCGTGGCCCACTCCCTCGCCCACGTCAGCGTTCAGCTCTTCTCCTGCGAAATGTGTCGGCAGGAGTTCTGCAGCCAGAGCAAACTGCTGCGCCACCACCACCAGACGGCCGCTACCTACAGCATCCCGCAGGGGGCGCTGATGAGCAGCGGACAGGGCTCAGAGCTGAAGTGTGCGGTGTGCACCAAAACCCTCAGCAAGGACTTCCAG ACGCTCAGAGACCACCTGCTGAGCCATGTGTGTCTGCAGACCCTGACCTGTGGGGTCTGCCACCTGCCTCAGCTCTCTCTCTGCTCCCTGCTGTGGCACGCCCTCGCCCACCTCTCCCTGCCCGTCTTCACCTGCCCTCACTGTGCCTGCTGCTTCGtagagcgccccctgctggacagaCACATGGCAGCTCATGCCGACGAGGCGGCCGCTAAGGAGAAGCAGCGTCTGGCGCACAAAGCGGAGGAGATGCATTGCTTCCTGTGCCCACAGACGTTCGTCTCCTCCTCTGCCTTCCAGCTCCACCTCGCAATGCACACCTCAGAGTCCCTGAACGACGGCGGCGGCTGCCTCGGCAAGCGGAAAGCCGACCACTCCCTGGACTGTCctccatcttcctcttcctcgtctCCACGCGACGTCGGCGGCCTCTCGAAGATCAACCTGGGTTTGGGGATGGCAATCGGCTTCAGCGTGCCGGAGAAGCTAGGCTTCCCGCCCGCGGCGGGGCAGGACAGTACTGCCATGGACGGGGGCGTCCGCGGGAAGTGGTACCGCTGTCGCTACTGCGGCAAATGCTTCGCCCACTCAGGGGAGTTCACCTACCACCTGCGGATCCACACCGGAGAGAAGCCATACCAGTGCAAGGTGTGCCTGCGGTTCTTCAGGGGCCGATCCACCATAATCTGCCACCTGAAGACGCACGCCGGCGCCCTGATGTACCGCTGCACCGTCTGCGGACTCTACTTCTCCACCCTCAAGCTGGTGTCGTCGCACATGGAGCTACACAAAGGCCACCTGCCGGCCGACTTCAACATCGAGCAGACCTTCATGTACAACGACCACTCCAAGGAGCCGCTGCTGCCCGCCGGCGACGCCTGA
- the LOC102218615 gene encoding G-protein coupled receptor 182 — MTFDHNHSLDFLNGTPWFIYECTIELDANYRRIALFLIYLFIFMVGLLENLLVVWVNWRRRHSASGVLFCIINVSLSDLMVIVIQPFFMMEVTLDKVWLWGSFLCKVTNLIYVVNFYSSSFFLALMTLERYLALTRPSLPTLLPVIGRQRWLICGGLWLLSLFLALLENVHVDILEWDEPGCYMLPEHNFTEWFVSVAFLCTIFQFLGPAAIIITCNVLIARAVRTAPDVEGRRDVWLVHVYSLVFVVCWLPYHLVMLLMIIDDLDPFMFSCNVVEVLYFSFIVVQGLSLFHCVANPFLYNFLSKSFRRNLINTVISYIPKDQMADQLEVGPKPNTPNGGKEDPGRQRKMSNASTSQSDVGS, encoded by the coding sequence ATGACCTTCGACCACAACCACTCGCTGGACTTCCTGAACGGCACGCCGTGGTTCATCTATGAGTGCACCATCGAGCTGGACGCCAACTACAGGCGCATTGCCCTCTTCCTCATCTACCTGTTCATCTTCATGGTGGGCCTGCTGGAGAACCTGCTGGTTGTCTGGGTCAACTGGCGGCGCCGCCACTCCGCCAGCGGGGTCCTCTTCTGCATCATCAACGTGAGCCTATCGGACCTGATGGTGATCGTCATCCAGCCGTTCTTCATGATGGAGGTGACCCTGGACAAGGTTTGGCTGTGGGGCAGCTTCCTCTGCAAGGTCACCAACCTCATCTATGTGGTCAACTTCTACAGCAGCTCCTTCTTCCTGGCCTTGATGACCTTGGAGCGCTACCTGGCGCTGACCAGACCATCGCTGCCCACCCTGCTTCCCGTCATTGGCCGCCAGCGGTGGCTCATCTGTGGGGGTCTGTGGCTGCTGTCGCTGTTTTTGGCCCTGTTGGAGAACGTCCATGTGGATATCCTAGAGTGGGACGAACCGGGTTGCTACATGCTGCCTGAGCACAACTTCACCGAGTGGTTCGTCTCCGTTGCCTTCCTCTGTACGATCTTCCAGTTCCTCGGCCCGGCGGCCATCATCATCACCTGCAACGTCTTGATCGCCCGGGCGGTCAGGACCGCCCCGGACGTGGAGGGCCGGAGGGACGTCTGGTTGGTCCACGTATATTCGCTGGTGTTTGTCGTCTGCTGGTTGCCCTACCACCTGGTCATGTTGCTGATGATCATTGATGATCTCGACCCCTTCATGTTCAGCTGCAACGTAGTGGAAGTCCTCTACTTCTCCTTCATTGTGGTGCAGGGTCTCTCGCTTTTTCACTGCGTCGCCAATCCGTTCCTCTACAACTTCCTTAGCAAGAGCTTTCGCCGCAACCTGATCAACACCGTCATAAGCTACATCCCCAAGGACCAAATGGCGGATCAGCTGGAAGTGGGGCCGAAGCCCAATACTCCCAATGGGGGCAAAGAAGACCCAGGGAGGCAGAGGAAAATGAGTAACGCGAGCACCAGCCAGTCTGACGTCGGGTCATAA